GACATCGCCCCGCTGGACGAGGACTCGCTGGACCGCTGGGAGGGCGTGGGCCTCGACATCTACCGCCGCATGCGCATCCGCGTCCACACGCTGGACGGCGAGGAGGCGGCCTGGTGCTACGTCCTCAACGGCTACGAGGGCGGTCTGCCCTCCGCCCGCTACTTGGGTGAGATCGCCGATGCGGCCGAGTCCGCGGGTGCCCCGCACGACTACGTGATGGAACTGCGCAAGCGGCCCTGCTGAGGTCCGGGGCGAAGCCCCGGCAACGGCGCCGCACGGTTCCCCGGCGCCCCGGGGACGATTCGGCGGAAACGACAAGGCAACGATCCGAACACCGTGAGCTGTGCCATCTACGCGCGTAGGCCAGGAGCGGCTACGCTCATCCGCGTGAACGCATCTGTTACCGACCCCTTCGCCGCCGCCGACGCCGCCGCCGCCCGCCTGCGCGAGCTCACCGGCGTCGAATCCCACGATGTCGCCCTCGTGATGGGCTCCGGCTGGGCCCCCGCCGCCGAGGCGCTGGGCGCGCCCGAGGCCGAGTTCTCCGTCACCGAGCTGCCCGGCTTCCCGCCGCCGGCCGTCGAGGGCCACGGCGGCAAGATCCGCTCGTACAAGATCGGCGACAAGCGCGCGCTGCTCTTCCTCGGCCGGACCCACTACTACGAGGGCCGCGGCGTCGCCGCCGTCGCCCACGGCGTGCGCACGGCCGTCGCGGCCGGCTGCAAGACGATCGTCCTGACCAACGGCTGTGGCGGTCTGCGCGAGGGCATGAAGCCCGGCCAGCCGGTCCTGATCAGCGACCACCTCAACCTGACGGCCACCTCGCCGATCGTCGGCGCGAACTTCGTGGACCTCACCGACCTGTACTCGCCGCGCCTGCGCGCGATGTGCAAGGACATCGACGAGACCCTCGAAGAGGGCGTCTACGTGCAGTTCCCCGGCCCGCACTACGAGACCCCGGCCGAGATCAACATGATCCGCGTCATGGGCGCCGACCTGGTCGGCATGTCCACCGTGCTGGAGGCCATCGCCGCCCGTGAGGCCGGCGCCGAGGTGCTCGGCATCTCCCTGGTCACCAACCTGGCGGCGGGCCTGTCCGGCGAGCCGCTGAACCACGAAGAGGTCCTCCAGGCGGGCCGCGACTCGGCCGCCCGCATGGGCACGCTGCTGACGCAGGTCCTCGCCCGCATCTGATCGACGTACGAGGCCACGAGAGGTAAGGCGGAAGCAGTGCAGGAACAGGCACAGGACGATCTGATCACCCGGGCCCAGGCCTGGCTGGCGGAGGACCCCGACGCGGAGACGGCGGCCGAGCTCGCCGCGCTCATCGAGGCCGGCGACACGACCGAGCTCGCGGACCGGTTCTCCGGCACCCTGCAGTTCGGCACGGCCGGACTGCGCGGTGAGATCGGCGCGGGCCCGATGCGGATGAACCGCTCCGTGGTCATCCGGGCCGCGGCGGGCCTCGCGGCCTACCTGAAGGCCCAGGGCCACGACGGTGGCCTGGTCGTCGTCGGCTACGACGCCCGCTACAAGTCCGAGGACTTCGCGCGCGACACGGCGGCCGTGATGACCGGCGCCGGGCTGCGCGCGGCCGTCCTGCCCCGACCGCTGCCGACGCCCGTCCTCGCGTACGCCATAAGGCACCTGGGCGCCGTCGCCGGCGTCGAGGTGACCGCGAGCCACAACCCGCCCCGGGACAACGGCTACAAGGTCTACCTCGGCGACGGCTCGCAGATCGTCTCCCCGGCGGACGCGGAGATCGCGGGGCACATCGCCCGCGTCACCACGCTCGACTCGGTCCCGCGTCCCAAGGACGGCTGGCTGCAGCTCGACGAAGAGGTCCTGGAGGCCTACCTGGCCCGCACGGACTCCGTCCTGACCCCCGGGTCCCCGCGCGGAGTGCGGACCGTCTACACGGCCATGCACGGCGTCGGCAAGGAGGTCGTGATGGCGGCCTTCGCCCGGGCCGGCTTCCCGACGCCGGTCCTGGTCGCGGAGCAGGCGGAGCCGGACCCGGCCTTCCCCACGGTCGCCTTCCCCAACCCGGAGGAGCCGGGCGCGATGGACCTGTCCTTCGCGAAGGCCGCCGAGGTGAACCCGGACATCGTGATCGCCAACGACCCGGACGCGGACCGCTGCGCGGTGGCGGTTCCCGACAACGGCGGCTGGCGGATGCTGCGCGGCGACGAGGTCGGCGCGCTGCTGGCGGCGCACCTGGTCCACAAGGGCGCGCAGGGCACGTTCGCGGAGTCCATCGTCTCGTCCAGCCTGCTCGGCCGGATCGCGGAGGCGGCGGGCCTGCCGTACGAGGAGACCCTCACGGGCTTCAAGTGGATCTCCCGCGTGGAGGGCCTGCGCTACGGGTACGAGGAGGCGCTCGGCTACTGCGTGGACCCCGACGGCGTCCGGGACAAGGACGGCATCACCGCCGCGCTGCTGGTCGCCGAACTCGCCTCGGAGCTCAAGGAGCAGGGCCGCACCCTGACCGACCTGCTGGACGACCTGGCGATGGCCCACGGGCTGCACGCCACGGACCAGCTGTCGGTCCGCGTCTCGGACCTGTCGGTCATCGCCTCGGCGATGGCGGCGCTGCGCGCGGAGCCGCCGACGTCCCTGGCGGGGCTGCGGGTGGTCTCGGCGGAGGACCTCGCGGTCGGCTCGGCCGCGCTCCCGCCGACGGACGGCC
This genomic window from Streptomyces sp. NBC_01351 contains:
- a CDS encoding gamma-glutamylcyclotransferase; protein product: MSLYAAYAGNLDPRLMTRRAPHSPLRGTGWINDWRLTFGGEQMGWEGALATIVEAPRHQVFVALYDIAPLDEDSLDRWEGVGLDIYRRMRIRVHTLDGEEAAWCYVLNGYEGGLPSARYLGEIADAAESAGAPHDYVMELRKRPC
- a CDS encoding purine-nucleoside phosphorylase encodes the protein MNASVTDPFAAADAAAARLRELTGVESHDVALVMGSGWAPAAEALGAPEAEFSVTELPGFPPPAVEGHGGKIRSYKIGDKRALLFLGRTHYYEGRGVAAVAHGVRTAVAAGCKTIVLTNGCGGLREGMKPGQPVLISDHLNLTATSPIVGANFVDLTDLYSPRLRAMCKDIDETLEEGVYVQFPGPHYETPAEINMIRVMGADLVGMSTVLEAIAAREAGAEVLGISLVTNLAAGLSGEPLNHEEVLQAGRDSAARMGTLLTQVLARI
- a CDS encoding phospho-sugar mutase, yielding MQEQAQDDLITRAQAWLAEDPDAETAAELAALIEAGDTTELADRFSGTLQFGTAGLRGEIGAGPMRMNRSVVIRAAAGLAAYLKAQGHDGGLVVVGYDARYKSEDFARDTAAVMTGAGLRAAVLPRPLPTPVLAYAIRHLGAVAGVEVTASHNPPRDNGYKVYLGDGSQIVSPADAEIAGHIARVTTLDSVPRPKDGWLQLDEEVLEAYLARTDSVLTPGSPRGVRTVYTAMHGVGKEVVMAAFARAGFPTPVLVAEQAEPDPAFPTVAFPNPEEPGAMDLSFAKAAEVNPDIVIANDPDADRCAVAVPDNGGWRMLRGDEVGALLAAHLVHKGAQGTFAESIVSSSLLGRIAEAAGLPYEETLTGFKWISRVEGLRYGYEEALGYCVDPDGVRDKDGITAALLVAELASELKEQGRTLTDLLDDLAMAHGLHATDQLSVRVSDLSVIASAMAALRAEPPTSLAGLRVVSAEDLAVGSAALPPTDGLRYYLDGDYKARVIVRPSGTEPKLKCYLEVVVPVPEASDLASSRARGQEILDAIKKDLAAAAGI